One window of uncultured Methanoregula sp. genomic DNA carries:
- a CDS encoding dihydroorotate dehydrogenase yields the protein MVSIRPGPVMAGGVPLDNHLILAAGILGTTGSSLSRMLLLGAGGVVTKSIGPAPKEGHAGPCLVVLEDGLMNAMGLPNPSKDFVEELTGLAKKPVVVSIFGGNPEEFAEVAGWFSGKAAGFELNLSCPHAEGYGAAIGSDPALVEACTRAVSKSGIPTWVKLTPNVTDITAIGKAAEKGGASAIVAINTVKAMRISTGLRRPALGHGYGGLSGPAIFPVAVRCVYELYESVTIPIIGCGGVSSADNVIEMMMAGAASVEIGSAIYGDVNVFDAIKKDLYQKDGIEPGEIVGCAHG from the coding sequence ATGGTGTCTATCAGGCCGGGTCCGGTCATGGCAGGTGGTGTCCCGCTCGACAACCACCTGATCCTCGCAGCCGGGATCCTGGGAACAACGGGCTCATCGCTTTCGCGTATGCTGCTGCTCGGGGCTGGCGGTGTAGTGACCAAGTCGATTGGCCCGGCACCGAAAGAGGGGCATGCAGGGCCCTGCCTTGTCGTGCTGGAAGACGGGCTCATGAATGCAATGGGACTTCCCAATCCCTCGAAGGATTTTGTCGAGGAACTGACAGGGCTTGCGAAAAAACCGGTGGTGGTGAGCATCTTTGGCGGAAACCCGGAAGAATTTGCTGAGGTTGCCGGCTGGTTTTCAGGAAAGGCTGCCGGCTTTGAACTCAACCTTTCCTGCCCGCATGCGGAAGGATACGGCGCGGCGATTGGCAGCGACCCGGCCCTTGTTGAAGCCTGCACCCGGGCGGTCAGCAAATCGGGCATTCCGACCTGGGTGAAGCTCACCCCCAACGTGACCGACATCACGGCAATCGGTAAGGCTGCCGAGAAAGGCGGCGCCAGCGCGATCGTTGCCATCAACACGGTAAAAGCAATGCGGATATCAACCGGCCTGCGCCGACCGGCCCTGGGGCACGGGTACGGCGGCCTCTCGGGGCCGGCCATCTTCCCGGTAGCGGTCCGGTGCGTGTATGAACTGTATGAATCCGTAACCATTCCCATCATCGGCTGCGGGGGCGTTTCCTCTGCGGATAACGTGATCGAGATGATGATGGCCGGGGCAGCTTCTGTTGAGATCGGCAGCGCTATCTACGGGGATGTCAACGTGTTTGATGCCATTAAAAAAGACCTCTACCAGAAAGACGGGATAGAACCCGGAGAGATCGTGGGGTGCGCCCATGGCTGA